Proteins co-encoded in one Candidatus Paceibacterota bacterium genomic window:
- the nusA gene encoding transcription termination factor NusA — translation MDLKTLQSTLEQLETEKNIPKEKIIETLEDALAAAYKKDYGKKGQIIRAKFDLKTGKTEFSQIKTVLDETMIKPETGEENEETEEIVEEPLEEGEIRKIRFNPERHIMIKEAQKIRKDVKTGDELIFSLESQADYGRIAAQTGKQVIIQRIREAERDSIYGEFKNKEGEIASGIIQRIEGGNIFLDLGRATAVLPREEQVRGERYRLGERIKAIIFLIEQTPKGINIYLSRTHPKFLTKLFEMEVPEISNGIVEIKSVAREAGSRSKIAVSSNKEEIDPVGSCVGQKGVRVSTIISELGGEKIDIIEWSDEPSSLIANSLSPAKVLEVEIKPHGKEASVMVSEEQVSLAIGKRGQNVRLAAKLTGWKLDICSRAGESIAQATEEGEVSGKGVEQEQQK, via the coding sequence ATTGACCTAAAAACTCTTCAATCAACATTGGAACAGCTGGAAACCGAAAAAAATATCCCAAAAGAAAAAATTATAGAGACCCTTGAAGACGCGCTGGCGGCTGCCTATAAAAAGGATTACGGCAAAAAAGGCCAAATTATAAGGGCTAAATTTGACCTTAAGACAGGTAAAACCGAGTTTTCCCAGATAAAAACAGTCTTGGACGAAACAATGATAAAACCTGAAACAGGAGAAGAAAACGAAGAAACAGAAGAAATCGTCGAAGAACCGCTCGAAGAGGGAGAAATTCGCAAAATAAGATTCAATCCAGAACGGCATATAATGATAAAAGAGGCTCAAAAAATCAGAAAAGACGTAAAAACCGGAGATGAACTTATTTTTTCACTCGAATCACAGGCAGATTACGGAAGAATAGCGGCTCAAACAGGCAAACAAGTTATAATCCAACGCATCAGAGAAGCGGAAAGAGACTCAATTTACGGCGAATTTAAGAATAAAGAAGGAGAAATAGCGAGCGGTATTATCCAAAGAATAGAGGGTGGAAATATTTTCCTTGATTTAGGCCGCGCCACGGCTGTTTTGCCGCGAGAAGAACAGGTCAGAGGAGAAAGATACAGGCTTGGAGAACGCATAAAAGCTATTATTTTCCTCATAGAGCAAACTCCAAAAGGCATAAATATCTACCTTTCCCGAACACATCCAAAATTTCTTACCAAGCTTTTTGAAATGGAAGTGCCGGAAATATCCAACGGAATAGTGGAAATAAAAAGCGTTGCCAGAGAAGCAGGTTCTCGTTCCAAAATTGCGGTTTCCTCAAACAAAGAGGAAATTGACCCTGTCGGATCCTGCGTCGGACAGAAAGGGGTTCGTGTAAGCACTATTATTTCCGAGCTTGGCGGCGAAAAAATAGACATTATAGAATGGTCTGACGAACCATCCAGCCTTATCGCCAATTCCCTTTCTCCGGCAAAAGTTTTGGAAGTAGAGATAAAACCGCACGGAAAAGAAGCTTCTGTTATGGTTTCTGAAGAACAAGTATCTTTGGCAATTGGGAAAAGAGGTCAAAATGTACGGTTAGCCGCAAAACTAACAGGGTGGAAACTTGATATTTGTTCAAGAGCCGGCGAATCTATCGCGCAGGCAACGGAAGAAGGCGAAGTTAGTGGGAAAGGCGTTGAGCAGGAACAACAAAAATAA
- a CDS encoding YraN family protein, translating to MAQHLNLGKEGEDITVKHLVKHGYKILERNYRKKWGEIDVIAESFDKTRNKKILHFIEVKSVSYETDFENLIPEANVHFHKKQRLEKTIKTYLAEKNISENTEFQIDVFAILVDSETRENKIRITENIIFE from the coding sequence ATGGCTCAGCATCTCAACCTAGGAAAAGAAGGGGAAGATATTACCGTGAAACATCTTGTGAAACACGGATATAAAATCCTTGAAAGAAATTACAGAAAAAAATGGGGAGAGATAGATGTGATAGCAGAATCCTTTGACAAGACTCGGAATAAAAAGATCTTGCATTTTATAGAAGTTAAGTCTGTTTCATATGAAACAGACTTTGAAAATCTAATACCGGAAGCAAATGTCCACTTCCATAAAAAACAACGGTTGGAGAAAACGATAAAAACTTATCTGGCGGAAAAAAATATTTCAGAAAACACAGAATTCCAAATTGATGTTTTTGCTATTTTGGTAGACTCAGAAACAAGAGAGAATAAAATAAGAATTACGGAAAACATTATTTTTGAATAA